AATATCGGCGAATGCGAGTGGCAGGGAAGGCAGAAGGGCGTGTATGTGGGCTCTAATTCAAAGGCCAAACAGCAGCCAAACTCCCCATGCAGCCCAATTCCAAAAGGATAGAACCAGGGGGAGGAGATAAAGAAGAGCCAGCACGATGTGCAAAATGTTCTTAATTCTCAAttcatatgcaaatttattttatcgCCAGCGCTGGCTGCCGGCTGGAAGCCCGACCGGGTGGAAAGCTGCCTGCAACAACAGGGAAAGGCGTTCGGGCGGACCCTATCCTTTAGCCCTTCGAAATCCACAAAGCCATTTCAATCATCCGACACTCGATTGGAAGTCGTGAACGGTTGTGGCCTGGAGGGGGGGTTCCGTCACGTTATTGCTTGTAATTGTGCTTTTCACAACCAGCTTTTGGCCACCACTTGATAATTGATCGCTTGCATTCGCAGTCTCCTATGAGTGTGCGTcttgaaatttacaagactaacaaaaagATTACAAAAAATACCAACATGTGCAATGTTGCCAGCTGATCTGGTCTCTTGGGATTATAGGATACAAAAATTAGCTGCTAGGCAAAAATGGTTGATTTTATTTCGCTTGTGAAGGGTCAAGTGAAGGGTCAGACCACCCTTGCCATCACCCCTTCCCTCGTTATAAGAAACCGGAAGCAACCGGAAGACATGTCGTGCTGCAATGGATGCCGCCACCGCTCTCAGACAATTTTTTCAAGCCATAATCATTGGCACTGAAGCTCCGGCCACGGACACTCCCTACTGGTCGTATTCCTTTACGTCTACGCCATTTCAAAGCAATTGCTTCATTTACCAGGGCGCATACGAAAGTGAAGCGAAGTAAAGCGGAAGTGTTTTCCTGGCTTTCTGTGCCCGACTTTGTCGGCCTTTTTGTAGTGAAAGTCTTTTTAATTGAAGTGGCTCGGACACACACCAAGCTGCATATTTTGAACTCAATGATGCGGCAGGCGGTCAACGCCTTTGACTGTCTGCACGAAGTTGGCTCCTTCAAAAGGACACCAGCCGGCCAGCTGGTGAAAAAACTGCCGAGACCATGCGGAAGCAACTATGCCGTAtgtcattaaaatttactACAATCTATTTTGCTTTCTAATTGGCACTTGGCCATCTCCAGCTCAGTCGCTTTGTGCATAGCCCAAGAGCCAGCTCGTCTTCTTTCTGGCCATAATCGTAACTTGCACCGGGCAATTAGTGCCAGCCATAGGCCAACAATGGCATGTGCAACACAATCCCGTCCAATGATCTGTGGGCGTCTAATAACGGAACCTAGCACTTGCAGGCCATACAGGAACAAAACATTCCCCTAGAATAGCCGAGAAGTAAATACAAGATCCCAGCATCCGCTTTTCACAAATCGAGTCAAAAGCGCGGCTAACGCGAACACTTAAAGTCCATTTAAAATGTGGATTTGCATATGTCGAGTCTGGCTGAGTTTACGCTTCATCTTAACCACATCCCGTTGGTTGGCTTGTTCGTCGTGAATCCCGCCCAAGTACTTAAAGTGCGGCCTCGCACTGGATTCCATTACTAAAATGCTAATTACGTGGCGGCAGATTCCGCGACAACAGAAGCTGCGCCAAATAACTGAAGCATAATGAAATCGCGAACGGACCGCAATGTGAGTGCGAAACTTATTAGAAATTATTTACGGAGCTCTTCAAAAATACTGACTATTACACTttgcaaataataatagcaaaCTAAAGTGTAATATCTCAGACAAAAACGgacacatttttaaaaaggaacGTAAGGTCACGGGTCTGAAGTATGATGCGTCCAGTCCCCATATGCCTTTGTTGCCTTAAAAACCGATTCTAAATCTACTTAAAGTGAAGTGCCTCAATTCCGGAAACATACATACGTGCTCTGCGGAAATAATACTCATGTAGAATCCCACGTTGAAATCCAAATTATCAGCCCTTAAAGTTTTCCAGATCTTAACACGTTCAATAGTGTGCCAAACCCAATACTATACATACAGGGCGTTGCTTGACACATCTTTGAAACAAGAGTGAACGCTATAGTTCCCcaactatcagatacccaCATTTCTCTGGCATATCCATAGAAATTCagggaaataaaataatacaaaaacaatctaaaagtttttaaaaagtgcaacattttaaatggGCGTGACCcttttgtgcggtttgtgggcgttagaaagaGCGAGCCCGTGTATTTCGTataccgatagaaattggcaagataagaaaacgaaaaaaattcaaaacatttttaaaaagtttaaacgGGGGAAAACGTGTTTTGGCAAGTCACaggaaatttaaaagactaataaagaaataaataaaataataaagacACATAGTCTTTACtcaaaaatacatattaaatttgttttaagaCCAAAAGTCtcacagaaaataaaatcttaaccgcatttaaacataaaaaatgcttGTCAAaattttgtcaaaataattgtaaCTGCAGTGACTAAACGGAAACAACTTGCTTTATTATGGAATTTTTGTATCGGTCAAACTATCGTTCCATACtaactaaataaaattcaaagcCTCATTTTGCCTCGATCGGAAAGTTAAATACACTTAGTAAGTCCATTTGCTTTGCAAGTTTTTTTCCTAAAAGATGTTGGCATACCACCTAGGAGACACTTTGACAATGCAATTCCGAAAGCTTGACAAGTCAGTCCACAGTCCGAATGTGGAAAACATTGGCGGTCACTGGATCCTCCCGATGTGCCTTGCATTGTGGGCATCTGCGGCTTTTTTAGGTAACTTATTTGTCCTGCGGCGCAATCGCCATCCGTCCATGTCCCCTATCGCTGGTCCCGTAACATGGGCTCCCCGAGGGGCGGGTCGTGCCACAACCAGCAGCCGTTGAACAGGACCCTTGCCGCAAAACCGATTGCAAGCGGCCCATTGTTTGTCACACTgcagtgtttttttttttgtgcggcAGGCTCTTCACTACACCTTCTGGCCACCCTGCCCCTTTCGCGGAACCAGCTCGACTTATATATGAGGCTTAGTTTCTTGGGCCTCTCACTCTCACTGTCCGAAAAACTTTCGTAATGAGCCTCGTACGGATTTGCGGTTTCTTCCACCCATCAGGAGGGGTGAACAGAAATCGGTGTGGAATGCCAGAACAAAGGGACAGTGTGATTGGCTTGGAAAAAGGTGCCACATCCGGCTTGTAGATACAAATCTTTGTCCGCACTCGAAACAATTCCAGCTCTAGACCCATTGTTGGTACCCGAATTATTTACACATTATCTGCGACCCTGGATCCAAAGGACGAGCACGGGAGCCCAAGAGGACTCTCACTCCACACGGAACAACACTAATGCTGGAGTCAGTAGTTGttattttaatagtttaaGTAACCATAATATGTTGAGgactttttaataaacttgAAACATGAGCGAGCGTGAGCCACAAGGACACCAGAGACCTGCAGGATGTGGACCAGGACCGGCTGCACTCGGGCAAAGATTTATGCAAACCAAAATGTTGCCAAAAATTACAGTTTAATGGAGTAGACTCGAGGAGTGTGCGTGGTCCCGGCCATAATGAGCAGCGAGAAACTTGCAACAAAGCGAAGTTCGCTTTAGACAAAGAGCCCGGGGCCAAGCAGAGTTTCGGGGCCAGGACCAGTTCCAAATGTAAGCAAAAGCAACTTCTCTAATTTCGCAGGAAATATGAAGCCATTAAAGTGCAGCAGACAAGGCTAAACATGGCAACATCTTGACTACTGCGACACTCACATACTTAGAGGAGGCGCCTGCGAAATGGTGGAGAACCTGGTCGACGAAATCAGGAGTCGGACCAGGAAGCCTGGCTGCAGGATGGTCTTAACACTCAGGGGCCATGTGGCGCGGCCAAAGTTGTCCTCAAGAGTGTGAAAATAAATTCTGAAAAAGTCGTAGAAGTGAAAATGGCAACCGGTTTGCATGCGACAGCCGCCGCCCTCCGGGTTGCTGATCCTGGGCAAGCGGTAAACAGCTGTTGCACGTTTTTTCCTATTTCTACAATTTATATccacaaaaaatacaaagagGTCCTCAGCGCTCATAGAccgatatatgtatgtgcatatcTTTAATTGCCAACTCGGCCACTAGCTGCGAGAAAAATGAGCCCCAGCAAGTTAAGCGCGGCTTTCTGGGCCAGCTGGAGTCCCATGTCCGGTGTCCGTCGCTAGTTGCACTTAATCACTGACCAGTCCAGTCGACATCTGGTGGGACCCAGACTTGGAAAAACGAGTGTacatgaaaatatatatgtacaaagCTCTACATGCAGAGCTTAAAATGcgtttgattattttttattttaatttcaaccTTCACGTTTCTTTTAACCAGCAACCAGGTAATTATCCTAATGCCTGGAAAAGTGAATGTTACAACAGGCGGCTTTCATCGAATTTTAGAATGATGGTCCTAGAATAATTTGTCAAAATTggattatatgtatgtagtagAACATTTTTATCCATTCTGAAATGTTCTTTCAATTTAAAACAGACAGTTaaaagtaattatttttatttaagagTATTTTTTAATGGAATAATTTTTAATCCAGGCTGTGGAGCACCGATGATCGTGAAACCAAATGCTTCTACAATCATTTGGGATGAAACCCAGTATGGAAGGCAGGATACGATGACGAAGTCGAACTGcctgaaataaaattaattttaaattgcgATGATTAATTGCATTGTCCAAAGGGAAACATTCTACCAACAGGTTTGGGGCCTGCTGAAGTCGCAAGCCAAGTGTTAAGTGTCGGAGCAacacttaatacaatttgcgGGCATATTGGCGTAAAGTCGACCCGAAATACCATGTATTGTGTATTGCGCGGTGCGGATGTGATACCGGACAGTGGGTTTTGGAGGCATAATTAACTGCGCTATCCATGAATATCAAAATGTGTCGTTTTGCCACGGGTGCCTACTCGAGTTTCGGCATCCGCCCAATCGCCCATCGTCACCAAATGGCTTTTAATCTGCGCGCATTAAAATTCCGTTCGCATATCCACAATAATGTCGAACATTAGGCGGTTGGTTTTTTTGTGACCACTCTTCGCGTTTTGTTGTATCGAGCTTCTACTATCTTGTCGTGCGGACATTCGATTTAATGATTTTTGGTGTTCCAAATTCTGAAATTAAATAGAACGTAAAAACAAGACTCCAAGGATGATCCctcaatttgcataaataaccAAAGAGGGTATCTGATAAGCAGGTGTCGAACAggatataaaattaaattatttttgttttatttatatttgttttgctctTCCTAAGATCGGGTATCTTATCTGTTCGggtattttaaattattcattgAAAACATTAGTTACTATGGACCCAAGATTCtaagttaaattaaatttatgcaaatgagaATGATATGCGAATTCGAAACCTTTACCTCCTGttcaaaaaatgatttttaagaAGTAAATTTTTTACTCGTGATACTCGTTATGTAACTAAATTCGTTCAAAAGTATGTAATATTTCATGTTTTAAAGATGCCATTTCTTGCATTGCGCCTTTTCTCAgcataaaaaatcaaaacaaattgaaaccACAttaataaacaacattttttaagtcccccaaaaaaaatttgttagCTTAATCATCCTCTGCTTGAgggttttattgttttcaatttgtaaATGGCCAATGCCAACTACTTGCCAAATACTATATCTTTAAAATCGGAAAGCCTATGTGTTAGGGCATTCATACTGCGATACAATGACTTACCTCTGTTTTCTATTTTGCTCCAGTCGAAGTAAAATATTGCGTATGAGTAACACAATGTAGGTTATTGCCATGCAAAGCACAAGTCACGAGTTTGCGTTCTAGAAATAAGttagaattttaattttctctTCAAATGCGCTATTGGGCACATGGGTGGTCTACCGATAGATTATTTCCTTAGTTTTATTCAATTAAGTTATTTCTGGTAGTAACTTATAAAAAGGCAATAAATATTCTTTCATTAGGCTGTTGAGCTAATTTGAATTTAGCAATCAATCCCGAGACATATTAAGTCattttaatatgcaaataatcCATTTCCATAATAATCCATAATCCGAGCAGATGTCGCCGCCTTTGAAGTGACGGATATCAGAAGCCGTTAAAACAGAAACTTAAAAATCGCTTATGATGAGTAATCAGAATTACATACTGTGCAGTTACCTAGTTACAGCCAATGTTTCACCACgcattattttgtatattctCCACGTTAATATAAAGCTGTTGTAAAGCTGTGTAATTGAAAAATAGCATTGTAATAgcttaattgcaatttaatgtactttataatttactttacttCAAATTATATATCTTAAAAATACTAAAATCCCTTTCATTATTCTTAAGATTTcatatttttgcaaatttcaACTCAAAATACCAGGTATTCAAATTAATCAAAGATAATTTTCGGCCTTCTGTCCCGCAGTGCGAATGATTGATGCCTCGAAGACATCACTTTTTCCTGCAAAGTGGAGCGGTGGAGTGTAGTAATTGACATTTGATATGCAGCTTCTGGCGCCTCCTCAAAACTTTCGTTGACTTCAACGAGGCGGTGAGTCACGACCGGGATCCTTTTCCTCAGATTGATTATGCACCGCATGCCTCAAGCTGTCTACTTCAATTCTCTAGGCGGCGCTCTTATATCTCGGCGATAAAGGCGCACACGCACCCATAAACCTTAATTCCACCCGCCTTTCGAGTCTTCGAATGACCTTAAAACTAAATTGCCAATTGCGATTTTATGGCCCACATGTGTCCCCAGCTGTGTGTATATTTTTGCCGATCCAGGTCCGATCCCTTGGTCCGGTGCCACCCCCGCAGAGTTCCACAGACCGTCAGTCACTGGGATGGTGGATGGTGCGAACTCCACGTCATCGTCCAGCGATCGGAGTTGTCAGGCGGATGGTTCGCACGTTCCCGCGAAGATCCCCGTTGCATACTAAGCAGGGATCAGTCGCGTCTATGGGTATATCCGATTTTTTTGAGCCTCTCATTATGCTCGATGTGCTGGCCTTTTGCCTGGCTCGTCGCGTATATAAATCTAACGCGCTGCCCCGATCAGACATCACTTCTTTGGTGGAAACTTCAGTAACAAGTTTAGCTCCTGCTGTGATCAGCTCGCCATTCCGTATCCCATAATCGCAACCGTCGCCCGTAAAAGGATTTAAAAAACTACTTTTTCCCCTCCAAAACTAAAGTCAGTCCAACATGAAGTTCTGTGCTGCCGTGGCTCTGCTACTGGTCGCCGGCATCGTGGCCAGCGGCGATGCCCTGCCCGCCAGGAAAAGTGAGTTCGCCGCCCAAAGGATTACCCATTCCGCTAGCACAATCACCCTCTAATCACATCATCTGCATCCATCCATCCCTTCGCAATCCTACTGAAGACCGGCAATACCTCGTTCCAGGAATGGTCTACCTACAGCAGCCCGCAGCCGCCGAGTGGTACGGATCCGCGCCCCATCAGCGCTTCATGTACATGCAGTACGTCCAGCCAGGTCGCACGCACGCCCGTTCCACCCAGGCAGCCAGTGCTCTCGTGGCCGGAGAGACCGTAGCCACCGGAACATACCTGAAGGGTAAGTAGTCCGCCCATCCGCCTCTCAATCCTCGCCAGCACTAACCACGCCCTTCCTAACCAAAGATTGCAATCACGCAGATTCTGATGTCAGCGCCGAAGGAGTCCCAGCTGAGGACGTCCTCGCTGCCGCCGGAGCCCACGGAGCCACCTCCGTGGCCGAGGCTTACCCCGACCAAGCCCCAGTTGTACAGGTGGCCAACGATGCCAATGTGGTGCCTCAGGCCGAGTCAGAGGCTGAACCCGAACCCGAGACTGCTGATGATGCCGCTAAGGTACCACGAGACTTCAACTTCGCCGCAGACGAAGCCtccgttgctgctgctgctgaggaAGAAACAGTTCCTCTACCCGTTTCCAATGCTGAGCTCCCAGTCCCCGCTCCCATTGCCCCTGTGGCCGCCCTGGTGCCAGTGAACCGCTACCTGCCCGCCAAGAAGAAGGTGATCGTCGAGCTGgaccaggaggaggaggaggagccacAGGCCGCCGCCATTGAAGACGAGGAGGAAATAGAGAACGGTGTGGCCGACGACGTTGAGGAGGACGAGGAAGAGCTGTCCGTACCCGTGCAACCTATTAACCCTGTGCGCGTGCCAAACGCCCGTCGTCCCGTAGCCCAGAAACCCGTAAAGGCAGCTTCTCCTGCTGGCAAGCCCTCCAAGAAGCCGGCGGCCCCCCTGCCCACTGGCACCTTCTTCCCAATCGACTTCGGAGGCACCAACGGCGgcgccattgccatcgccaaCTCTTTCAGCACCGGAGAGGGCGGATCTGCCACCAGCCACGCCATCGCGTACGGCTCCCCCGAGTCCGCAGTCCGCCGTGCCCGCCCGAATCCTAGCAAGTTCCGCCACTAATCCTCGAACCGCATCTTGCTGGCATTCGCAACTGCGAGGGCACCCGAATCAAATCAGTCTAAAAGGATTCTCCTGTAATAATTAGCAAATTTGTCCATCTTTGAGCgcaataaattcaaattttctgtttttaaattttccgcATTAACACGGACTTTTGTCAGAGGTAGAAAATCACCCGTTGACTTTCCTAAGCACATTCCTTAACATAGATTGGCTGATCAGCAATGACATCTAAGTGAAACAGCTAAtagtaaattataaattaaaagtagCAGAAATCAATTGAAGTTAGTAAACTATCAGCCTTGCGGAGGACGCCTATAACGCGCACCTAGTGGTGGTTTCATTTATTAATTACCACTTCCCGTATTTCCCACAATTACCACTTATCGTATATCTCAATTTACTTGTAACGTGCAAAGTAATGGGCTGATTCGGGCAGTTATGGTTCCTACCACTCAAGAATACGTATTAATGCACTCAATGACCATTATCAATGTCAACCTTGTTAGCTGAATGACCTGTTTTGCAAACTACATcagttaaaataataaatgtgtCAATACCATGTCCCTAAACTTGATTGACAGCAAGGTCGTAACATTTTGAACAaagtataataatataatataataatagaatataatataatattataaaattttgttttttgcaacAATTAAAGCTCAACATTTTCGTAGCAAAGTggaatttttataatttttgaacaGATAGTAATGTTCGGATTGTCTGCCTAAAACTTCTAAGAATGCTTTTAATAAATAGAGAAAACCCAGTGTATATCAGGTC
This portion of the Drosophila santomea strain STO CAGO 1482 chromosome 3L, Prin_Dsan_1.1, whole genome shotgun sequence genome encodes:
- the LOC120449582 gene encoding uncharacterized protein LOC120449582 isoform X1; this translates as MPCPPGKVSSPPKGLPIPLAQSPSNHIICIHPSLRNPTEDRQYLVPGMVYLQQPAAAEWYGSAPHQRFMYMQYVQPGRTHARSTQAASALVAGETVATGTYLKDCNHADSDVSAEGVPAEDVLAAAGAHGATSVAEAYPDQAPVVQVANDANVVPQAESEAEPEPETADDAAKVPRDFNFAADEASVAAAAEEETVPLPVSNAELPVPAPIAPVAALVPVNRYLPAKKKVIVELDQEEEEEPQAAAIEDEEEIENGVADDVEEDEEELSVPVQPINPVRVPNARRPVAQKPVKAASPAGKPSKKPAAPLPTGTFFPIDFGGTNGGAIAIANSFSTGEGGSATSHAIAYGSPESAVRRARPNPSKFRH
- the LOC120449582 gene encoding uncharacterized protein LOC120449582 isoform X3; the protein is MKFCAAVALLLVAGIVASGDALPARKNRQYLVPGMVYLQQPAAAEWYGSAPHQRFMYMQYVQPGRTHARSTQAASALVAGETVATGTYLKDCNHADSDVSAEGVPAEDVLAAAGAHGATSVAEAYPDQAPVVQVANDANVVPQAESEAEPEPETADDAAKVPRDFNFAADEASVAAAAEEETVPLPVSNAELPVPAPIAPVAALVPVNRYLPAKKKVIVELDQEEEEEPQAAAIEDEEEIENGVADDVEEDEEELSVPVQPINPVRVPNARRPVAQKPVKAASPAGKPSKKPAAPLPTGTFFPIDFGGTNGGAIAIANSFSTGEGGSATSHAIAYGSPESAVRRARPNPSKFRH
- the LOC120449582 gene encoding uncharacterized protein LOC120449582 isoform X6; protein product: MVYLQQPAAAEWYGSAPHQRFMYMQYVQPGRTHARSTQAASALVAGETVATGTYLKDCNHADSDVSAEGVPAEDVLAAAGAHGATSVAEAYPDQAPVVQVANDANVVPQAESEAEPEPETADDAAKVPRDFNFAADEASVAAAAEEETVPLPVSNAELPVPAPIAPVAALVPVNRYLPAKKKVIVELDQEEEEEPQAAAIEDEEEIENGVADDVEEDEEELSVPVQPINPVRVPNARRPVAQKPVKAASPAGKPSKKPAAPLPTGTFFPIDFGGTNGGAIAIANSFSTGEGGSATSHAIAYGSPESAVRRARPNPSKFRH
- the LOC120449582 gene encoding histone-lysine N-methyltransferase SETD1B isoform X5 — protein: MKFCAAVALLLVAGIVASGDALPARKRMVYLQQPAAAEWYGSAPHQRFMYMQYVQPGRTHARSTQAASALVAGETVATGTYLKDSDVSAEGVPAEDVLAAAGAHGATSVAEAYPDQAPVVQVANDANVVPQAESEAEPEPETADDAAKVPRDFNFAADEASVAAAAEEETVPLPVSNAELPVPAPIAPVAALVPVNRYLPAKKKVIVELDQEEEEEPQAAAIEDEEEIENGVADDVEEDEEELSVPVQPINPVRVPNARRPVAQKPVKAASPAGKPSKKPAAPLPTGTFFPIDFGGTNGGAIAIANSFSTGEGGSATSHAIAYGSPESAVRRARPNPSKFRH
- the LOC120449582 gene encoding uncharacterized protein LOC120449582 isoform X4: MKFCAAVALLLVAGIVASGDALPARKRMVYLQQPAAAEWYGSAPHQRFMYMQYVQPGRTHARSTQAASALVAGETVATGTYLKDCNHADSDVSAEGVPAEDVLAAAGAHGATSVAEAYPDQAPVVQVANDANVVPQAESEAEPEPETADDAAKVPRDFNFAADEASVAAAAEEETVPLPVSNAELPVPAPIAPVAALVPVNRYLPAKKKVIVELDQEEEEEPQAAAIEDEEEIENGVADDVEEDEEELSVPVQPINPVRVPNARRPVAQKPVKAASPAGKPSKKPAAPLPTGTFFPIDFGGTNGGAIAIANSFSTGEGGSATSHAIAYGSPESAVRRARPNPSKFRH
- the LOC120449582 gene encoding histone-lysine N-methyltransferase SETD1B isoform X2; the encoded protein is MPCPPGKVSSPPKGLPIPLAQSPSNHIICIHPSLRNPTEDRQYLVPGMVYLQQPAAAEWYGSAPHQRFMYMQYVQPGRTHARSTQAASALVAGETVATGTYLKDSDVSAEGVPAEDVLAAAGAHGATSVAEAYPDQAPVVQVANDANVVPQAESEAEPEPETADDAAKVPRDFNFAADEASVAAAAEEETVPLPVSNAELPVPAPIAPVAALVPVNRYLPAKKKVIVELDQEEEEEPQAAAIEDEEEIENGVADDVEEDEEELSVPVQPINPVRVPNARRPVAQKPVKAASPAGKPSKKPAAPLPTGTFFPIDFGGTNGGAIAIANSFSTGEGGSATSHAIAYGSPESAVRRARPNPSKFRH